The Leptodactylus fuscus isolate aLepFus1 chromosome 3, aLepFus1.hap2, whole genome shotgun sequence genome has a segment encoding these proteins:
- the RNF228 gene encoding RING finger protein 228 gives MKTSMEVSQASSSDLTPSYEEYECKICYNYFDLDRRAPKLLECLHTFCQECLSTLHRREDRPWRLSCPICRHRTVVPDSRVEALPVNTKVAEAFPMYVRQDDPFPQDILPPITYHHHHHHHPAMQRELQYHHGTAGGAVLHGAAEYRYALQAGLDATPAAAAANRGRGSFSALNQPQPAIAPSPRRGYERCQSCKRAVLTAGCVCVVFSFIAMVVLLFAGLVFVNRYSGAPAPSPAGPICLSVASVLALFSVVVTWVICWLKYRPDPAEVSRGASSRRDA, from the coding sequence ATGAAGACAAGTATGGAAGTGAGCCAGGCCAGCAGCTCGGACCTCACCCCTTCCTACGAGGAGTATGAGTGTAAGATCTGCTACAATTACTTTGATCTGGACAGGAGGGCCCCCAAACTCCTGGAGTGTTTGCACACTTTCTGCCAGGAGTGCCTGAGCACACTTCACCGTAGGGAGGACCGGCCATGGCGCCTCTCCTGCCCAATATGCAGGCACAGGACTGTCGTCCCGGACTCCAGAGTGGAAGCTTTGCCTGTGAACACCAAGGTGGCCGAGGCCTTCCCCATGTACGTGCGCCAGGATGACCCGTTTCCCCAAGACATCCTCCCCCCCATCActtatcatcaccatcatcatcatcatccggcTATGCAGcgcgagctgcaataccaccacGGCACGGCAGGTGGCGCTGTCTTACATGGAGCTGCCGAATATCGCTACGCTTTACAGGCGGGACTGGACGCGACTCCTGCGGCTGCGGCAGCTAATCGAGGCCGGGGATCGTTTTCGGCCTTAAACCAGCCACAGCCAGCGATTGCTCCCTCGCCTAGGAGAGGTTATGAGAGATGCCAGAGCTGCAAAAGAGCTGTGCTGACTGCCGGCtgcgtgtgtgtggtgttttCTTTTATAGCCATGGTGGTTCTATTGTTTGCCGGCCTGGTGTTTGTGAACAGATACAGCGGGGCCCCTGCGCCCTCCCCTGCGGGACCTATATGTTTGTCAGTGGCCAGTGTACTAGCCCTCTTCTCAGTGGTGGTCACTTGGGTCATTTGTTGGTTGAAGTATAGGCCGGACCCCGCAGAGGTGAGCAGAGGGGCGTCCAGCCGGAGAGACGCCTAA